The sequence below is a genomic window from Methylotuvimicrobium alcaliphilum 20Z.
CAAGCTGGAGCCTGGGAAAGAGCGTGATGTGGGTGGCCGTTTTTAGCTTGACGCGCATGGCTTACGAACCCCGTCTTGCTAAGGGTTATGCTGATCTTTGGGCTTTAGCTGAAGAAACTTGCTAATCAGGTACTCATTTCATCGAATCCGCCCCGACAGCCCCGCCTTGAGTCGCTGTAACGCCTCTTAACCAAATACCGGCAACCGGATTTTTGGGTACGCCAGAGGCGGACAGAAAGACGAACGGCACCGAAGTCAACGCCATATCGCTATTGATTTGCACGGCAAAATGTAAATGAGGGCCGGTGGTGAATCCGGTATTGCCGGAATAAGCGATCAATTGACCCGCTTCGACGCGCAAGCCCGGATATACCTGCGTTTTTTCTAGTTCCAAGTGCGCGTAAACAGCCATTGAACCGTCATCGTGTAAAATGCGTATTCGGTTGGCCTTCTGGCCATAAGCCGGCTTGACGCCGCCTTCGAAAAAATCGCGCTCGACATCCATCACGACTCCGGATCTGGCCGCATGAATCGGCGTGCCGACCGGCATCGCGATATCGACTGCATAACGGTTTTCCGGGTCGGTGTGGCTGAATTCGCCCTCGAAACCTTGAGTAATTTGAAACGACTCGCCGGCAGCGAAAGGCGGAAGATAGGCATGCTTGGGTAGATAGTCCGTTAGCGGCGGCCCTATTGCATAACGATAGTTCACAGTAAAACGAAAACCGGCTTGCGGTTGTGCTTCGCTAATTTCGAGCAGCGTTTTCGATAGCCCTGGAGGCACGATAAAGCGATGCGGCAACGCCGGATTGGCCAAAGCATTCTCTTGCTCGACAAAATCGACTTCCACCTGCACCGGGCCGCCGTAATCGTTACGGATGGCATAGGTCGGGTGACGCTTGTCGCCCCCTTGTATCAACCAGACCTTTTGCCTCTGCTCGACTTTCAATTGCCGGATCGTAACCGGTAATTCTGTGTCGGGCGCCTTGTCGGTATAGTGCCAAATGCCTCTTTCGTCCTGATATTGATAAAGTTTTTTAGCGGCAACGTTAAATGAAAACAGAACCCATATAATGCCGACCAGAGCCGGTACGAGCCGTAAGGCAAAAGGCGATGTTTTGCCGCTTTCCCGATAGTCAAATAAAACAAGACGAAAGGGTGATGAAAAATGACGAGAACTCTTCATGCTTTGATTCCTAGTTTCAACGCTCCAGCGCTTATTGCTCTCTCCCAAACTCTTGTTTGGGAGTGTCTACCGTCAAGCTCCGCTTGACGAACAATAAGCAGAGCTTAAAGGTAGGCATTCCCAAGTAGAACTTGGGAACGAGACATACAGGAAGATCAACGATCTGTCGGATTAGGTAGCGATATGTCGGGTTACGGCTAGCGCCTAACCCGACCTACATGGCTACATGGCTTCACATTGTCCTCATCGGCGAATAATCTCCGGCTTTTTCGGTCACCACGGTAAAAAAATAGCTG
It includes:
- a CDS encoding M23 family metallopeptidase, giving the protein MKSSRHFSSPFRLVLFDYRESGKTSPFALRLVPALVGIIWVLFSFNVAAKKLYQYQDERGIWHYTDKAPDTELPVTIRQLKVEQRQKVWLIQGGDKRHPTYAIRNDYGGPVQVEVDFVEQENALANPALPHRFIVPPGLSKTLLEISEAQPQAGFRFTVNYRYAIGPPLTDYLPKHAYLPPFAAGESFQITQGFEGEFSHTDPENRYAVDIAMPVGTPIHAARSGVVMDVERDFFEGGVKPAYGQKANRIRILHDDGSMAVYAHLELEKTQVYPGLRVEAGQLIAYSGNTGFTTGPHLHFAVQINSDMALTSVPFVFLSASGVPKNPVAGIWLRGVTATQGGAVGADSMK